One stretch of Nodularia sp. LEGE 06071 DNA includes these proteins:
- the accD gene encoding acetyl-CoA carboxylase, carboxyltransferase subunit beta encodes MANNEESRGLKSLLDWFANRRKSGSTNLEPQEREIADGLWHKCPKCGVLSYTKDLKANQMVCVECGHHNRVDSDERIRQLIDINTWQPIDEHLRPTDPLQFRDRKLYSDRLREMEDKLGLVDAVKTGLGQINGLPIALGVMDFRFMGGSMGSVVGEKLTRLIEQATQRRYPVVIICTSGGARMQEGMLSLMQMAKISAALERHRQAKLLYIPILTNPTTGGVTASFAMLGDIIIAEPKATIGFAGRRVIEQTLREKLPEDFQTAEDLLKHGFVDDIVSRTQLKNTLAQLIALHQPIPTTHPMVLWETMSLTSTAAE; translated from the coding sequence ATGGCAAACAACGAAGAATCACGTGGTTTAAAGTCTCTGTTAGATTGGTTTGCAAATCGACGGAAATCAGGATCTACCAACTTAGAACCCCAAGAACGGGAAATTGCTGATGGGCTATGGCACAAGTGTCCTAAATGTGGCGTATTGTCCTATACAAAAGACCTGAAAGCCAACCAGATGGTCTGTGTTGAATGTGGACATCATAATCGGGTGGATAGCGATGAGCGTATCCGCCAATTGATAGATATCAATACTTGGCAACCAATAGATGAGCATCTGCGCCCAACAGATCCCCTGCAATTTCGCGATCGCAAACTCTATAGCGATCGCCTGCGCGAAATGGAAGATAAACTTGGTTTAGTAGACGCAGTTAAAACTGGATTGGGTCAAATCAACGGTTTACCCATAGCCCTGGGCGTAATGGATTTCCGCTTCATGGGCGGTAGTATGGGTTCAGTCGTCGGAGAAAAACTGACCCGCTTGATTGAGCAAGCCACTCAGCGACGCTATCCTGTAGTTATCATCTGTACCTCTGGTGGGGCGAGAATGCAAGAAGGAATGCTCTCCTTAATGCAGATGGCGAAAATCTCCGCAGCCTTAGAACGCCATCGTCAGGCTAAATTACTCTATATTCCCATTTTGACAAATCCCACCACAGGCGGCGTTACCGCTAGTTTTGCCATGTTGGGAGATATTATCATTGCAGAACCCAAAGCAACCATTGGTTTTGCAGGTCGGCGAGTGATTGAGCAAACCCTGCGCGAAAAACTACCAGAAGATTTTCAAACCGCAGAAGATTTGTTAAAGCATGGTTTTGTAGATGATATTGTATCCCGCACGCAATTAAAGAACACTTTAGCCCAGCTAATTGCTTTGCACCAACCCATACCAACTACACATCCTATGGTGTTGTGGGAAACCATGAGCTTGACTTCTACAGCCGCTGAATAA
- a CDS encoding prepilin peptidase: MDILMVVPASIIVFALGASIGSFINVVVYRLPAKLSVLWPPSRCPRCLNQLKAHDNVPVLGWVWLRGRCRYCKTKISIRYPVVEGITGIIFLVVFLVFHVSILTISYWAFCSWLLALSLIDLDTMTLPNALTQSGLVVGICFQMTIGFFSPAGWIGLVNHLMMAIVGAVLGLWLFDAIAMVGSIALGKTAMGAGDAKLAAMMGVWLGWKYLLLASFIACLVGVIVGGGSMLLSRQKVGQKIPFGPSLALGALITLFSGEAILSTYLGLFF, translated from the coding sequence ATGGACATATTGATGGTCGTCCCGGCGAGTATCATTGTCTTCGCTTTGGGTGCATCTATTGGCAGCTTTATTAATGTTGTAGTTTATCGGTTACCGGCTAAACTATCTGTTTTGTGGCCGCCTTCTCGCTGTCCTCGTTGTTTAAACCAGCTCAAAGCTCACGATAATGTGCCAGTGCTGGGATGGGTATGGTTAAGAGGGCGATGCCGTTATTGTAAAACCAAGATATCCATCCGTTATCCTGTGGTAGAGGGGATAACGGGGATAATTTTTTTGGTGGTATTTTTGGTATTCCACGTTTCAATTCTGACCATCAGTTACTGGGCTTTTTGTAGCTGGCTATTGGCCTTATCCCTCATTGACTTGGATACAATGACCCTACCTAATGCCCTGACTCAATCGGGTTTAGTTGTCGGGATTTGTTTTCAAATGACTATTGGTTTTTTTTCACCAGCGGGTTGGATAGGCTTAGTTAATCACCTGATGATGGCGATTGTGGGAGCAGTATTAGGATTATGGCTGTTTGATGCGATCGCTATGGTAGGTTCCATCGCCTTGGGTAAAACTGCAATGGGTGCCGGTGACGCGAAATTAGCCGCCATGATGGGAGTTTGGTTAGGTTGGAAGTATTTGCTTCTAGCTAGTTTTATTGCCTGTTTAGTCGGTGTCATCGTAGGCGGTGGCTCAATGTTGCTATCACGGCAAAAAGTTGGGCAAAAAATACCTTTTGGCCCTTCTCTAGCTTTAGGAGCCTTAATCACCCTCTTTAGTGGTGAAGCGATTTTGTCTACCTATCTGGGGTTATTTTTTTAA
- the leuB gene encoding 3-isopropylmalate dehydrogenase yields the protein MTQNYRITLLPGDGIGPEIMAVAVDVLKVVGKQFDLQFEFAEALIGGAAIDATGEPLPAATLETCRNSDAILLAAIGGYKWDSLPSNLRPEAGLLGLRAGLGLFANLRPAQILPQLIDASTLKREVVEGVDIMVVRELTGGIYFGQPKGIFATDTGEKRGVNTMVYTESEIDRIGRVAFEAARKRGGRLCSVDKANVLEVSQLWRDRITQLASEYPDVELSHLYVDNAAMQLVRAPKQFDTIVTGNLFGDILSDAAAMLTGSIGMLPSASLGASGPGVFEPVHGSAPDIAGQDKANPLAQVLSAAMMLRYGLDQPQAADKMEQAVLQVLAQGDRTGDIMSPGMNLLGCRAMGESLIKALEKS from the coding sequence ATGACCCAGAACTACCGCATTACCCTACTCCCCGGCGATGGCATTGGCCCCGAAATTATGGCCGTAGCGGTAGACGTGCTGAAAGTAGTCGGTAAGCAATTTGACCTGCAATTTGAATTTGCAGAAGCCCTGATTGGTGGTGCAGCAATTGACGCTACAGGCGAACCCCTACCAGCTGCTACCCTAGAGACTTGCCGCAACAGTGATGCTATCCTACTGGCTGCTATAGGTGGTTATAAATGGGATTCCCTACCATCGAATTTACGCCCAGAAGCAGGTTTGTTGGGACTGCGTGCCGGATTAGGACTATTTGCCAATCTCCGCCCAGCGCAAATTTTACCGCAGTTAATTGATGCTTCCACTTTAAAACGAGAAGTTGTGGAAGGCGTAGATATTATGGTGGTGCGCGAACTCACCGGTGGGATTTACTTTGGTCAACCCAAGGGAATTTTCGCCACTGATACCGGAGAAAAACGCGGTGTGAATACAATGGTTTACACTGAGTCCGAAATTGACCGCATCGGACGCGTCGCCTTTGAAGCCGCCCGCAAACGTGGCGGAAGACTCTGTTCTGTAGATAAAGCCAACGTATTAGAAGTATCTCAGTTGTGGCGCGATCGCATAACTCAACTCGCTTCAGAATATCCCGACGTGGAATTATCTCACCTCTACGTCGATAACGCCGCCATGCAACTGGTACGCGCTCCCAAGCAATTTGATACTATTGTCACAGGTAATTTATTTGGCGATATTCTCTCAGATGCAGCTGCCATGCTCACCGGTAGTATTGGAATGTTACCATCTGCTAGTTTAGGTGCTTCTGGCCCTGGTGTATTTGAACCAGTCCACGGTTCCGCCCCAGATATCGCCGGACAAGATAAAGCAAATCCTCTAGCTCAGGTTTTAAGTGCCGCCATGATGTTACGCTACGGCTTAGACCAACCACAAGCCGCAGACAAAATGGAACAAGCTGTATTGCAAGTTTTAGCCCAAGGCGATCGCACAGGTGATATTATGTCCCCTGGCATGAATCTCTTAGGTTGCCGCGCTATGGGGGAATCATTAATTAAAGCGCTGGAAAAATCATAA
- a CDS encoding aldo/keto reductase has product MEKRRLGTSDIHITPILMGTWQAGKAMWTGIEDGDSIKTIRAAVEAGMTTIDTAEVYGQGHSEQIIAAALSDVRDRVEYASKVFANHLKHDLVMEACDRSLKNLKTDYIDLYQIHWPSGAFNSEIVPIEETMGALNQLKEQGKIRSIGVSNFNRAQLAEAAQYGRIDSLQPPYSLFWRQVEKDAMPYCIENNISILAYSPLAQGLLTGKFEAGHQFDPTDNRAKNKLFQGENFQRAQQALEKLRPIAARHHCSLAQLALAWLIAQPQTNAIAGARYPEQAQDNAKAADVQLDHNELVEIDSIGRIVTDHLDENAVMWNW; this is encoded by the coding sequence ATGGAAAAGCGCAGACTAGGCACATCAGATATCCACATTACACCCATCCTCATGGGGACTTGGCAAGCTGGTAAAGCCATGTGGACGGGAATAGAGGATGGGGACTCAATTAAAACTATCCGCGCCGCCGTTGAAGCTGGGATGACCACAATTGATACTGCGGAAGTCTATGGTCAAGGACATTCTGAGCAAATTATCGCCGCAGCTTTATCTGATGTCCGCGATCGCGTCGAGTACGCCTCGAAAGTTTTCGCCAACCATCTCAAGCATGATTTAGTTATGGAAGCGTGCGATCGCTCCTTAAAAAATCTCAAAACTGACTACATAGACCTTTACCAAATACATTGGCCTTCCGGGGCTTTCAATTCGGAAATAGTCCCCATTGAGGAAACTATGGGGGCTTTGAATCAACTCAAAGAACAAGGAAAAATCCGGTCAATCGGGGTGTCTAATTTTAACCGCGCCCAATTGGCAGAAGCCGCACAGTATGGACGTATTGATAGTTTACAACCCCCGTATTCTTTATTTTGGCGGCAGGTAGAAAAAGATGCCATGCCCTATTGTATAGAAAATAATATTTCCATCTTGGCTTATTCACCCTTAGCCCAAGGATTGTTAACCGGAAAATTTGAAGCAGGTCATCAATTTGACCCAACAGATAACCGGGCTAAGAATAAATTATTTCAAGGCGAAAACTTTCAACGCGCCCAACAAGCTTTAGAAAAACTGCGTCCCATAGCAGCGCGTCATCATTGTAGCTTGGCGCAGTTAGCATTAGCTTGGTTAATCGCCCAACCCCAAACAAATGCGATTGCCGGGGCGCGTTATCCCGAACAAGCACAAGACAACGCCAAAGCGGCTGATGTTCAACTTGATCACAACGAACTCGTAGAAATCGATAGTATTGGGCGGATTGTTACCGACCATCTCGATGAAAATGCCGTGATGTGGAATTGGTAA
- the ggt gene encoding gamma-glutamyltransferase: MPIFAVSRRITIAIFSCSLIIYSQAAIATITSPLRSKKGMVVSAHPLASDAGIAMLRLGGNAIDAAVATTFAISVVEPFSAGIGGGGFLLMHSGKTGEIKALDFRERAPLKATKDMYLDAEGKVRPNASVIGYLAVATPGTVAGMYEVHRQYGKLPWAEVVKPAIALAQDGFILRSVLSKQTRLQTVLDNPGMREIFTRNGDFYQPGERLIQRDLARTLTDIARSPHSFYTGNIAWAIASDMAKNGGLITLEDLKAYKPIWRTPVCGNFRQATICSMPPPSSGGVHLLQMLNIIGETDLQSLGWHHPDALHLMVETMKIAYADRSEYLGDPDFIKVPVEQLISPDYAKKRRQEIDMSTAKPASQVKPVNLNSLVKSESTETSHLTVVDEQHNAVSLTFTINLGFGAGVATPGTGIVLNNEMDDFAAAPGVPNAFGLVGNEANEIAPRKTPLSSMTPTIITENGRLRMAVGSPGGSTIITQVLQIILNVLEYQMDVGAAVSVPRIHHQWLPDQLRVERWGLDTLTLQELRRRGHQINESNSWGNANAIAVTADGDLEAAADPRGQGFPRGF; the protein is encoded by the coding sequence ATGCCTATTTTTGCTGTATCCCGACGGATTACGATCGCCATCTTTTCTTGTAGCCTGATTATTTACAGCCAAGCCGCCATAGCCACTATTACATCACCCCTACGCAGTAAAAAGGGTATGGTGGTTTCAGCCCATCCTCTAGCCAGTGATGCAGGAATTGCGATGTTGCGCCTAGGTGGTAACGCTATTGATGCGGCTGTGGCGACAACTTTTGCCATTTCTGTAGTTGAACCGTTTTCAGCCGGAATTGGTGGTGGCGGCTTTTTATTGATGCACTCTGGGAAAACTGGCGAAATCAAAGCTTTGGATTTTCGGGAACGCGCACCCCTGAAAGCGACAAAAGATATGTATTTGGATGCAGAAGGTAAGGTGCGTCCCAATGCAAGTGTAATTGGCTATTTAGCTGTGGCGACACCAGGAACCGTAGCCGGAATGTATGAAGTGCATCGTCAGTATGGTAAGTTACCTTGGGCAGAAGTGGTAAAACCTGCGATCGCACTGGCTCAAGATGGCTTTATTCTCAGAAGTGTACTATCCAAGCAAACACGCCTCCAGACAGTGCTGGATAATCCAGGAATGCGGGAGATTTTCACTCGTAACGGGGATTTTTATCAACCAGGTGAAAGGCTGATACAGCGTGATTTGGCACGGACTTTAACGGATATTGCCCGCAGTCCCCACAGTTTTTATACCGGAAATATTGCCTGGGCGATCGCCTCTGACATGGCAAAAAACGGCGGCTTAATCACTCTAGAAGACCTCAAAGCCTACAAACCAATTTGGCGGACTCCTGTTTGTGGAAATTTCCGTCAAGCTACAATCTGCTCAATGCCACCACCGTCATCGGGAGGAGTACATTTATTGCAGATGTTAAACATCATCGGTGAGACTGACTTGCAATCTTTAGGATGGCATCACCCTGATGCTTTGCATTTAATGGTAGAAACCATGAAAATTGCTTATGCTGACCGTTCAGAATATTTAGGTGATCCCGATTTTATCAAAGTCCCTGTAGAACAACTGATCAGCCCGGATTACGCCAAAAAACGCCGTCAAGAAATTGATATGTCAACGGCGAAACCTGCAAGTCAAGTCAAGCCAGTTAATTTAAATTCCCTAGTTAAGAGTGAATCCACTGAAACCAGCCATCTCACCGTAGTCGATGAGCAACATAACGCCGTCAGTCTGACTTTTACCATTAATCTCGGCTTTGGTGCAGGTGTTGCCACACCGGGGACTGGTATCGTCCTCAACAACGAGATGGATGATTTTGCCGCCGCACCGGGAGTCCCTAATGCTTTTGGTTTGGTGGGAAATGAAGCTAATGAGATCGCACCTCGCAAAACTCCCTTATCTAGCATGACTCCCACAATTATCACCGAGAATGGCCGTCTCCGCATGGCGGTGGGTAGTCCTGGTGGTAGCACCATCATCACTCAGGTATTGCAAATTATCCTGAATGTACTGGAATACCAAATGGATGTAGGTGCAGCAGTTTCAGTCCCGCGCATACATCACCAGTGGTTACCCGATCAGTTACGTGTGGAACGTTGGGGTTTAGATACTCTCACCCTGCAAGAGTTACGCCGTCGCGGACACCAGATCAACGAAAGTAACTCTTGGGGTAATGCTAACGCGATCGCTGTTACCGCAGATGGAGATTTAGAAGCAGCAGCTGACCCTCGTGGACAAGGTTTTCCCCGTGGTTTCTAA
- a CDS encoding glycine betaine ABC transporter substrate-binding protein, protein MKRFWILCILTCVMAVAIASCNFNPTTSSAGDIVIASKDFTEQDILGELLAQQIEDNTDLTVTRRPRLGGSFVCHNAILAGQIDAYIEYTGTAFTGILKQPAVNDPKVVYQQLKQAYAEKFNLEVMPSLGFENTFAMIVRGEDARRYNIQTLTESAKYTPQWRGGFGYEFLEREDGFPGLAKTYGLSFARPPQIMDLGLIYRALIQKQVDMIAGNSTDGQISRLGLVVLKDDQQYFPPYEAAPIIRKETLKKYPQLRTAINQLSGQMTADKMRELNNLVEGELQDIKTVVREFRKSQGLSS, encoded by the coding sequence ATGAAGAGATTCTGGATATTATGTATTTTAACTTGTGTGATGGCAGTAGCGATCGCTAGTTGTAATTTTAATCCTACTACGAGCAGTGCTGGTGATATTGTTATTGCTTCCAAAGATTTTACTGAACAAGATATTTTAGGGGAACTTTTAGCCCAGCAAATTGAAGATAATACTGATTTAACAGTCACGCGTCGTCCCCGTTTAGGTGGTTCCTTTGTCTGCCATAATGCTATTCTTGCCGGACAAATTGATGCTTATATTGAGTATACAGGCACGGCTTTTACTGGAATTTTAAAACAACCAGCAGTTAATGATCCAAAAGTAGTTTATCAGCAGTTAAAACAGGCATATGCAGAAAAATTTAATTTAGAAGTGATGCCCAGTTTAGGGTTTGAAAATACATTTGCCATGATTGTTCGCGGTGAAGATGCTAGACGCTACAACATTCAAACTCTCACAGAATCTGCTAAATATACACCTCAATGGCGTGGTGGGTTCGGTTATGAATTTTTAGAACGGGAAGATGGTTTTCCAGGATTAGCGAAAACCTACGGTCTAAGTTTTGCCAGACCTCCCCAAATTATGGACTTGGGTTTAATATATCGAGCGTTGATTCAAAAACAAGTGGATATGATAGCAGGAAATTCTACAGATGGGCAAATCTCCCGCCTGGGATTGGTGGTACTTAAAGATGATCAACAGTATTTTCCACCTTATGAAGCTGCGCCCATTATCCGTAAAGAAACTTTGAAGAAATATCCGCAATTAAGAACAGCAATAAATCAACTTTCTGGACAAATGACAGCCGATAAAATGCGAGAATTAAACAATTTAGTTGAAGGTGAACTACAGGATATTAAAACTGTTGTGCGCGAGTTTCGCAAATCTCAGGGTTTGTCATCCTAG
- a CDS encoding ABC transporter permease: MKDFFLIKYAPEILRHTLEHLFMVSIAIATATLIGIPLGILITRKTHLRQPILGIANILQTIPSLALFGLLIPVPVIGGIGVVPAIFALTLYSFLPIIRNTYTGITGVDPAIREAGRGMGMTDRQLLLQVEIPLAMGVILAGVRVATVIAIGIATIAAAIGAGGLGVFIFRGISVVNNQLILAGAVPAAFIALLADLSIGLLEKKLKVKA, from the coding sequence ATGAAAGACTTTTTCCTGATCAAGTATGCCCCAGAAATCCTGCGCCATACCCTAGAACACTTATTTATGGTGAGTATTGCGATCGCCACTGCTACACTGATTGGGATTCCTTTAGGTATTTTAATCACCCGTAAAACTCACCTGCGCCAACCGATTCTCGGTATTGCCAATATTCTGCAAACTATCCCCAGTTTGGCATTATTTGGGTTACTGATTCCAGTCCCGGTAATTGGCGGTATTGGGGTCGTACCAGCAATTTTTGCCCTGACTTTATATTCCTTTCTGCCGATAATCCGCAATACTTATACTGGTATAACTGGGGTAGATCCGGCGATTCGGGAAGCTGGGAGAGGTATGGGAATGACAGATAGACAATTGTTGTTACAAGTAGAGATTCCCTTAGCAATGGGGGTAATTTTGGCAGGTGTGCGGGTAGCAACAGTCATTGCCATAGGAATTGCCACAATTGCCGCCGCCATTGGTGCTGGGGGTTTGGGCGTGTTTATTTTTCGCGGAATTTCAGTGGTGAATAATCAATTAATTTTAGCTGGCGCAGTACCGGCGGCGTTTATTGCATTACTCGCTGACTTGAGTATTGGTTTGTTGGAGAAAAAATTAAAGGTTAAAGCTTGA
- a CDS encoding ATP-binding cassette domain-containing protein, whose amino-acid sequence MQPQKPIAVEFRDVTFSRNHRPLVSHLNFSISQGEALVLLGRSGSGKTTTMKLINRLFTPTQGEVLFNGIPTTEWDEIKLRRNIGYVIQETGLFPHFTVERNVGLVPNLLGWQPKQIKMRVYELLQMVGLDPAQFAGRYPHELSGGQKQRVGVARALAADPPVLLMDEPFGALDPITRLELQQEFRRLQQELNKTVVFVTHDIQEAFVLASRIGLMCGGELVVLGTKDEFKRSPHPESLAFLQCLQSLQETL is encoded by the coding sequence ATGCAACCACAAAAACCAATTGCTGTGGAATTCCGCGATGTTACATTTAGCCGCAACCATCGCCCTTTAGTATCTCATCTCAATTTCTCCATTAGCCAGGGAGAAGCTTTAGTCTTACTCGGACGTAGTGGTAGCGGTAAAACTACGACAATGAAGTTAATCAATCGCCTCTTCACACCTACACAAGGCGAAGTATTATTTAATGGCATTCCCACAACTGAATGGGATGAAATTAAATTGCGGCGCAATATTGGTTATGTCATCCAAGAAACTGGTTTATTTCCCCATTTTACAGTAGAACGTAATGTGGGTTTAGTGCCGAATTTACTCGGTTGGCAACCTAAGCAAATTAAAATGCGGGTTTATGAATTGTTGCAGATGGTAGGCTTAGATCCTGCACAATTTGCGGGGCGTTATCCTCATGAACTTTCGGGAGGACAAAAGCAACGAGTCGGTGTAGCTAGAGCATTAGCTGCCGATCCCCCAGTATTATTGATGGATGAACCTTTTGGCGCACTCGATCCGATTACGCGCTTAGAACTGCAACAAGAATTTCGCCGTTTACAACAGGAATTAAACAAAACTGTGGTGTTTGTCACCCATGACATTCAAGAAGCCTTTGTTTTAGCTTCCCGAATTGGGTTGATGTGTGGGGGAGAATTGGTAGTATTAGGGACAAAGGATGAATTTAAGCGATCGCCACATCCAGAAAGCCTAGCTTTTCTCCAATGTCTGCAATCACTGCAAGAGACTTTATGA
- a CDS encoding alpha/beta fold hydrolase → MPKVQVNGIDLFYDIKGEGEPLLLIAGFLCDHSYWSLIMPSLVAQYQVIRLDNRGMGRSSAPDSPYNMQQMAKDVAALLDHIGIEQVNLVGHSMGGQIAQELVLAHPERVKSLILLSSLAKGDGRFNHVIETWGDLPCHIDLKLYEKLVFPWIFTDEFYAIPDMVEELIEWAVNYPFAPATHTLYHHSRAILSSDTQDRLHNIHCPTLILVGRQDILTPVKFSEQLAQGIPHAELVVFDRGGHGFLIESSDTIISAMLKFLGKLP, encoded by the coding sequence ATGCCAAAAGTTCAGGTTAACGGCATTGATTTGTTCTACGACATCAAAGGAGAGGGTGAACCTTTACTATTAATTGCTGGTTTCTTATGCGATCACTCCTATTGGTCGTTAATCATGCCATCGCTCGTTGCCCAATATCAAGTTATTCGTCTGGATAATCGCGGCATGGGGCGCAGTTCTGCCCCCGATAGTCCCTATAATATGCAGCAGATGGCAAAGGATGTCGCCGCATTACTTGATCACATTGGCATCGAGCAGGTAAATTTAGTCGGTCATTCGATGGGTGGTCAAATTGCCCAAGAACTGGTATTGGCACACCCTGAAAGGGTAAAAAGTCTAATTTTGCTTTCAAGTCTAGCCAAGGGTGATGGCAGATTCAATCATGTGATTGAGACATGGGGTGACCTCCCCTGTCATATAGACCTGAAGCTTTATGAAAAGCTTGTATTTCCCTGGATATTTACCGATGAGTTTTATGCCATTCCAGACATGGTAGAAGAACTAATCGAGTGGGCAGTCAATTATCCCTTTGCACCAGCAACACATACACTCTATCATCACAGTAGAGCTATCCTGAGCAGTGATACACAAGACCGACTGCATAACATTCACTGTCCGACTCTGATTTTAGTTGGCAGACAAGATATTCTTACCCCAGTTAAATTTTCTGAACAACTAGCTCAAGGTATTCCCCACGCGGAACTAGTAGTGTTCGACCGTGGCGGTCATGGCTTTTTGATTGAGTCCTCGGATACAATAATTTCCGCCATGCTGAAATTTTTAGGAAAATTGCCGTAA
- a CDS encoding four helix bundle protein has protein sequence MTDFRELQEWEKAHELTVAVYEITKTFPEEELLGLTQQIRLACAAIPIKIAQGCDRDDYEMQLDFLEMARDSVIEVEYYLLLCFELHMLDSSDYDLLISDVVEVKELLASYIDKQSHNFDE, from the coding sequence ATGACAGACTTTAGAGAGCTGCAAGAATGGGAAAAAGCGCACGAATTAACCGTTGCAGTCTATGAAATTACTAAAACCTTTCCAGAAGAGGAATTACTGGGGCTAACACAACAAATTCGTTTAGCTTGTGCGGCCATTCCCATTAAGATAGCTCAGGGATGCGATCGCGATGACTATGAAATGCAACTGGATTTTCTGGAAATGGCGCGGGATTCAGTGATTGAGGTGGAATATTACCTGCTGCTTTGCTTTGAGTTGCATATGCTGGATTCGTCTGATTATGATCTTCTCATCAGTGACGTGGTAGAAGTCAAGGAACTGCTAGCATCTTACATTGACAAGCAAAGTCACAATTTTGATGAATAG
- a CDS encoding Mov34/MPN/PAD-1 family protein, which produces MNSRVINLLPQHLQTIYTHAESTYPEECCGLILGHLGREGKTVIEVIPTENAWNTQADEFPDEHTLQSTRRRYAIAPQVMLQAQKAARDRNWNIIGIYHSHPDNSATPSECDRRYAWAEYSYIIVSVLNGKAAKVQSWILDDHHQFQPELIENII; this is translated from the coding sequence ATGAATAGTCGGGTTATTAACCTCCTTCCCCAACACCTGCAAACTATCTACACTCATGCGGAAAGTACCTACCCAGAAGAATGCTGTGGTCTAATTCTCGGTCATCTGGGTAGGGAGGGCAAAACTGTCATCGAAGTCATACCCACAGAAAACGCTTGGAATACCCAAGCCGATGAGTTTCCCGATGAACACACATTACAGAGTACCAGAAGACGATATGCGATCGCTCCCCAAGTCATGTTACAAGCCCAAAAAGCCGCACGCGATCGCAACTGGAATATTATCGGTATATACCACTCACATCCTGACAATTCCGCTACACCTTCAGAATGCGATCGCCGATATGCTTGGGCCGAATACTCATATATAATAGTTTCCGTTCTAAACGGCAAAGCTGCAAAAGTCCAAAGTTGGATTCTTGATGATCATCACCAGTTCCAACCAGAATTAATTGAAAACATAATTTAA